GTAGAAAAATCACCCATTTCAATTTTCATTTTGTCCTTGCATTCCTTTCCGATATTGGGAAGGCGCAATGCCAAACCGTTTTTTAAACACTTTATTGAAATAATGGCTGTCGCTAAAACCTACCAATTCCGATAATTCTGACATACTCAAATTTGTGTTTTGTAGTAATTCACAAGCATGATCCAATCGAAATTTACACACCAAATCAGAAAAACTCTGACCAGTATGTTTTTTTAATAATTTAGATATATAACTGGAAGAATAAGAAAACTGCTGTTCTAATTCATTTAATGTAATATCTTTACAATGTTCATTGATATAAGCGATCATATCTGGAAGTACCGCTGTTTTTGAACGGATGTGCTCCTCAATATGGTGGTCAAAAGCATATTGGCGGGTGAGCAGCCCAAATAACATGGATAATCCTGATTCCATAATTTTAATATAAAACGGTTGTTTATTGATATACTCATAAATAATTCCAGTTACTGTTTCATCAATCGAAGGATTATGGTGGGTTGGAAAATAAATATAATCTCTTGTCTGATTCATCTGATATAAATAATTGAAAAAGAATTCGCTTAAAAATTTATTGTCCGAAAGCAGTGACATCATCGAGGTCTCAAACAGCTTTTTGCTTAACATTACATTAAAGACACAATCAGTAGGTTCCATGATATACGGTGCATGTAGTACATTAGGATTTAATAATAGAATATCCCCTTGGTGAAGTTCTATTTCATGATCTTGAAAACGGTTGATACAGGTTCCATGGTAGACATAAATTAACTCAAAATAGGTATGATTATGGAAATAAGGAAGTTGTTTTGGAGGAACTTCATCCTGACTATGTATCAACACAGAAATCGTTTCCCCTTCTTTTAACATTCCTTCAATGGGAACTACATAAAATCCAGACTGACTTACCTGATTATGAATCCACGTTTTCAATGAGTTTTTACTATTATATTGTTGGGTACGTTGTATTTCTTTTTGAATGTACATATCAAGATTCACAAAAAATCACCACACTTATTTTATATTTTACCAAAAAGAACGTTTTTTTACCAGTTATTTTACCAAAAATAGCGTAGAATCACTTCTCTTTTCTTTTTATACTATATATCATACTATAAATGAAAGGAAAAAGAAACTATGAAGCAAAAAGTATTAAAAAAAATATCCGCAGCTGGTTTAGCTGGTTTAATTGCAGCTGTTTCGGTTACAGCAGCAATTCCCAGTGTTTCTGCTGCTGAAAGTGGAAATCCTACGTTTGCTACAGAATTTAAGGATCCATCTGGCACTGCAAAACCATTTATCCGTTGGTGGGTTATGCCAGGTGCAATGACTGAACAGGAAACGAAACGAGAAATCCGCCAAATGGCTGAAGCCGGCTTTGGAGGAATTGAACTAGTAGCACTGTCTACAGTTGCGTCATTTGGTTCAGAAGGTTGGAATCAATGTATGCAATGGGCATTAGAAGAAGCTTTAGACTGTGGAATTCAGTTAGATTTTACAATCGGGCAAGGTTGGCCAATAAAAACCCCAGCAATTACTGACAAAAATGATATTCGGACAGAACAAGGATTATTCTATAAAAATGTAGATTTTATTGCTACTACTGGAAATATGGCATATACAGCAGATCAAATTCCATTTCCAGATGAGCAATTTGAAACAGAACGTCCTTATGAACTGGTCGCTGTTACTGCTGCCAAGCAGGTAGATGGTATTTATGACCCTAATAGTGCTATTGATATTACATCATCTATTACCGGAATGTCCGATAATACAGATGTTTCCAATGCCAGTTTAAACTGGACTGCTCCGGAAGAAGGAAATTGGACAATTTTTTATTTATACCGTCAAGCAATTTCTACTGCTTCTAGCTGGGGTTCTTCTGACCCTGTAATCGACCATTTTAGCAAAGACGCTACCCAAGCTGTTCTAGATTATTGGGAAAACACTGTAATGGCTGGCGACTTAAAAGGGTTATATGAACAAAATGGCGGCAATATCTTCTGTGATTCCCTAGAATTAGGGCAAGCTACTAAAGACCAGTCCGCATTTTGGACGGCAAATCTGTTAGAAGAATTTAAAATGCGTCGTGGTTATGATTTAACCCCATATCTTCCAGCAATCTTTATGGAAGGATTTTATCCTTACTATTCCCATACCAAAGGCGCTGATGCAGCTTCCGATTTTAATTTTGGTACACAGGGCACCCAAATTAGAGAAGATTTTTACCAGACATTAACAGAATTATTTACCGAAAACCACGTTGCTGTCATTCGTGATTGGGCAAATACTCATAACATGAAACTTCGCTATCAAGTATATGGGAACTGTATGGAAGTAACGGAAGCTTCCCTGGCAACTGATATTGTAGAAACTGAATCCTGGGGACATTTTGATAATAAAGATATGTACCGTACCCAAAGTGGTGTAGTACATATGACGGGCAGCAATATCTACTCCACAGAGTCCTCTGCTGTTAAAAATCTAGGTTGGGCACAAACTTGGACGGGCTCTCACCGTTCCGACAAAGAACTAGATGAAAACGGATATTATTGGCCAACCGATGGTACAAACTACGTTTATCCAGGCGGAGACGACAATCTGGCAGGTGCAGATGTGATCAATGAAGATGCAGGTTTACTGTATCATTATAACCGTGAACTTGCAACTGGTGTTAACCGTATTGTTATGCACGGATTTTCATATAAGTCCTCTCTTATGCAGCAATGGCCTGGAGATTCCTTTATGTCCATGGCTGGATTCCCAAATGAATGGGATGACAAAACACCAATGTGGAACCATATTGACCAAATGACAGATTATTTGGCACGCACCCAATATGTGATGCAAAAAGGCCAAGCTGATATTGATTTGGCTATTTACCGTAAAGCAAATTACGAACGCAGCGAAGGGTTTGACTGGGCTTTAAACGAACTTGAAAAAGCCGGATATACTTACGATTTTGCCGCACCAGCTTTATTGGATTTAGATAACGCCGTTACATCTACTGTAAATGGAAAAACAGTTCTGGCTGCTGATGGCCCTTCTTATAAAGCGCTGATATTAGACCAACGATATTTAGTAACAGAAGGTCAAGAAAAAGATGGACTTACTGCATCCAGCATGCCAGTGGCTACAGCAGAAAAAATCTTGAACTACGCAAAAGCTGGCTTACCAATTGTTATTGTTGGAGAAGCTCCAAGCAAAGTGGGCTCCTTCTGTGGCTCTGATGAAGCAATGAATGCTGAAAACGCTAAGCTTGCTGAAATTATGGCTGAAATTGAAGCACTGTCAACAACAAAAATTGTTGCTACAAAAGATAATGTCCCTGCTGCATTATCTGAACTAGGGGTATCGTCTGATGTACAGAAAGATAATGATTCCGCCTTATTAAACTTCCATCGTACCGATGCAGATGCTGATTATTATTATCTCTATAATTCTGATTTGAATGAAGAAATTTCCCAAACTATTTCTTTACAGGGAGAAGGCACTCCTTACTTCTTGGATCCATGGTCCGGTGAAATCACCCAAATCGCAGAATATACACAGGAAGATGGCAAAACTACAATCTCTGTTGACTTAAAAGCAAATGAGAACATGCTTATTGCTCTGGCAAAAGATACTTGGACTGGCGCTTCCGCAAATGGAAACCATATTACCAAAACCAATGCTGATTCTGTGGGATACCAAGATGGTACTCTTGTTGCTAGAACATCCAAACAAGGAAACTACACATTTGACTTCAGCAATGGCACCTCTAGTACCGTTGAAATAAATGCTGCTCAACAACCTATTACTTTGAACCACTGGACAATGAATTTGGAATCCTGGTCTGCTGGTGATACTGCTTTGGAAACCAAAAAAGAAAATTTAGGCCCATATGAATTGGATGAATTAGTACCTTGGAACGAAATTGAAGGTTTAGAGGATGTAGCAGGCGTTGCTACCTACAATACTTCCTTTGAGCTAGAAAACGGCTGGGAACAAGGGCAAGGCGCTATGATTTCCTTTACCAGAGTATCTGATACCATGAAATTAAAGGTAAATGGTACTGAAGTACCAGTTAACCAGCTTTCCAATACTATTGACATTGGAAAGTACCTAGTAAAAGGTACAAACAATATTACAGTAGAGGTTACCTCCAATCTAGCAAACATCAAAACAGAACGCACTCAGGAATTTGGTATTATTGGTGATGTAACAGTTACTCCATATGTACAAACTACCTTAGAAGTTCCTGAACCAGAACAACCAACCCCAAGCGAACCTTCCAATCCATCCACTCCTTCTGAAACTCCATCAGAAACTCCTTCCAATCCTTCTACCCCATCTACTTCCACTCCAACCACAGGGGATATGGCATTCCCAGCATTGATCGTTGCATTAGGGGCTGCTGGCGCTACTGCTCTGGTTATTGCAAAACGGAAAAAACATTAATTTTAAGTTGTACAGTAAAAGGTACAACATTTAACCTATCAAAAAACCACCAGTTTTTTAAGACTGGTGGTTTTTCTATTTACTTTCTTGCCTATTTCATACAAATTTATATAGAGTTTATCAGCCATTCAATGCTTTTCGTCCTTCATCCCTATATGAACACCTATGATTCATTCTGCATCCCTTTTCGATATTGGGAAGGGGCAACTCCAAACCGCTTTTTAAATACCTTGTTCAAATAATTACTGTCATTAAAGCCTATCTGTTCTGCTATTTCAGTCATATCCAAATTCGTTGTCTGTAATAATTCCTTAGCGTGGTCCAGCTTAAAATTGTGGACAATTTCAGAAAACGTTTTACCGGTATGTTGTTTCATCAACCGTGAAATATGCCCCGATGAATAATTAAAATGATCCTGTACTTCTGTTAGTGTGACACTTTTATAATTTTGGGCAATGTATGCAATAATATCTGGCAGTAAACTATTTTGTCCCAAATTATTTTGGTCAATATGGTTGGTTTCGATATATTGGCGGGACAAATAAGCAAATAGGATCACCAAATATGATTGGACAACTTTATGGTACCCTGGTTTTTTGCTCAAATACTCCCCTATCATGCTAGTAATCGTATCTTGAATTTGATGGTTTTGAAAACTATCAAAATACATATAATCCTTGGTTTTATTCATCTGGTAGAAATAGTTGACAAAAAAATTGCTCATCAATTTATTATCCGATAATAGCTGCCACATAGAACCTTCAAATAGGGACTTGCTTAGCATAATATTAAAGACGCAGTCATTCTCCTCTGTAGTATATAAATGATGGATAATCGTAGGATTTAATAAAAGGATGTCACCTTGATGAAGTTGGATAACAGCATCCTGGAACTGGTTGAAACATCCTCCACGATAAACATAAACCATCTCAAAATAATCATGGTTATGCCATAGTATCTGTTTTGGTTTGTGCATTCTTTTGCAAGTTTTTCCATGTAATAGGATAACAATATCACGGTCAAGTCCTTTGGATATCCCATCAAATGGAATCGTATAAAATCCCTGTTGGTCTAATTGCAACTGTCTTTTTTCTTTTACCTTCGGGTCAAATAAAATATGGGCTGCACGTTTATATTCTGCTTGTAAGTATTGGTTAAGATCCATAAAAAATCCTCATATCTTTCTCTATTTTCACCATATAAATCATCAAATTACCAAATTGGTTGTGTTTTCATTACATGGAATCCTTTCAATAAATTCATTACACTATTAGTATAACATTTATGGAAAGGATTGAAAATCAAAAATGAAGAAAAAATTTGTGAAACGGGTTTCTTGCATCACACTAGCGGCGGCTTTGTCGTTTAGTATGCTTGGCAATACCATTCCAGCAACCGCTGAGTCAGAAACCCAAACAACCTCATTTGCAGAACAGTTCCAAAATCCAGGAGGCTCATCAAAACCTTATGCTCGTTGGTGGATCTGCCCTGGTATCATGACAGAAGAAGAGACACGTCGGGAAATCCGCACCATGGCAGAAGGCGGATTTGGTGGGTTAGAGCTTGTTGGAATGGATTTAACAACTGTTCCCTTTGGAAGCGATGAATGGAATCAAACGATGAAATGGGCATTGGACGAAGCAATTAAATGTGGGATTACCCTGGATTTCACCTTGAGCCAAATGTGGCCTTTATCCGTACCGGCTATCACCGATGTAAACGACACCAGGTTAGAACAAGGGTTATTTTATAAGGATGTTGCCTTTACCGCAACCGATAACCAAATGGTATACCAGGAAAATAGCCTGCCCATTCCAGATGGAAATTTTGATACTGAAATGGAAAGCGAACTGGTTGCAGTAACAGCTGCTCAAAAACAATCAGATGGGTCTTATGATTCTACTACAGCAATTGATCTGATGAAAGATCAGAACGCCACAATCGACCAAACTGCTGGAACCATTACATGGACTGCACCAAAAGAAGGAGACTGGACAATATTTTATATTTATCGGCAATCTACAGGGGTTATGGCAAAAGCAGGTGGAACTTATGTAATTGACCATACCAGCAAAGAGGCAACCCAGGCATTAATTGACTGTTGGGAAGAAGGGTTCCGAAAAGATCCTGAATTACAAGCCTTGTATGAAAAAAATGGAGGCAGTGTATATGCTGATTCATTAGAATTAGGTAACCAGAAAAAACCTGAAGCTGCTATGTGGACAAAAGATTTACTGGAAGAATTCCAAACCCGTCGCGGATATGATTTAACACCATATTTACCAGCAATATTTATGGACAATTTTTATCCTTATTATGCCCACAAAAATACAATAGATAGTAACTCACATTTTGATTTTAACGAGGTTGGCTATCAGGTAAGGATGGATTTTTTCAAAACATTAACCGAATTATACAACGAAAACCATCTTTCCACGTTAGCAGAATGGGCCCACAGCCATAACATGACATTACGCTATCAGGGCAGTTATAATTCTCCCTTTGAAATTACTGATTCTGTTTTAAATGTAGATATTTCAGAAACAGAATCCTGGAATATGCATGACACCCGTGATGGATACCGTTTACAAAGTGGCGCCGTCCATATGAAAGGCGACCAAATATATTCCACTGAATCCTCAGCTCTATCTGGATTGGCATGGAGGCAAACCTGGACAGGTTCCTACACTCAGGGAATCGACGGATACCCCAATAATAACGATTCCGCAGACGGAACTTCTTTAGATGTTGGTTTGTTGACCTATTTGAACCGCGAATTTGCTACTGGAGTCAATCGAGTAGTCATGCATGGATTTTCTTATAAATCAGATCAAACCAATTCCTGGCCTGGAGACTCTGGAATGTCGGATAAAGCTGGTTTTCCAAACGAATGGGATGATAAAACTCCATTGTGGCAGCATGTCAATGCAATGACCGATTATTTATCTAGAATACAGTTTGTTTTACAACAGGGACAGGGAAATATTGATCTGGCACTCTACCGTTACAATTATTATGATACATCAAGTCTATTAGATGCTGATTTAAATGCATTAGAATCCAACGGATATTCCTACGATTATGTTTCTCCTACTGTTTTAAATATGGACAACGCTGTTGTATCCATACAAAATGGTCAGCCTGTTTTAGCTGCGGATGGCCCTTCTTATAAAGCATTGGTAATCGACCAACGGTTAAACGCAGATACCGGTGAACAGAAAACCTGCGATATGCCTTTGGAAACTGCCAAAAAAATCCTAGATTACGCAGAAGCTGGATTGCCTGTTATCATTCTTGGTGATGTACCAACTAGTGTGGGTAGCTATGGCGGTAGTGTTGAGAAAATGAATCAGCAAAATGCTCAGTTAGCACAGGTGATGCAGGAACTATGCAGTCTGGATAGTGTTATTTTACTTTCCAATTCCAATCGCGAAAACCTGGTTGCTACACTAAAACAGATTTCGATTACCCCAGACGCAACTCCAAATCAGCCTTCTACCAATTTGTTCTATCACCGCAGTGATGAAAATGTAGAATATTACTATGCTTACAATAATAGTTTAAAAGAAAGCTGTACCCAATCTGTCACATTTGAAGGGGAAGGTATTCCATACCAGTTAGATCCATGGTCTGGTGAAATTAGTCCAATTGCTCAATATGAACAAAAAGATGGCAAAACCATTCTTGAAGTCTCATTACAGCCAAATGATAATATGTTGATTGCCATCGCAAAAGAAGGTTGGAACGATACTACCCCGCAAAACCATATTGTATCATCAGATGTCCCAGTAGTGTATGATGAAAATGGAAATCTAGTAGCACGGACAACAGAACAAAACAGCTATTCCTTTACCAATCAAAATGGAGATATTACCTCAATTCAGGTAGAAGCAGCAGAGGAACCGCTCCAATTAAATCAATGGACCATGCAAATAGAATCCTGGACACCGGGCGAAACTCCACTGGAAACCAACAAAGAGATTTTAGGGCCATATCAATTGGATCAATTAGTACCTTGGAACGAAATTGAAGGTTTAGAGGATGTAGCAGGTGTTGCTACCTACAATACTTCTTTTGAACTGGAAAACGGCTGGGAACAAGGGCAAGGCGCTATGATTTCCTTTACCAGAGTATCTGATACCATGAAATTAAAGGTAAATGGTACTGAAGTACCAGTCAACCAGCTTTCCAATACTGTTGATATTGGAAAATACCTGGTAAAAGGTACAAACAACATTACGGTAGAGGTTACCTCCAACCTGGCAAACATTAAAACAGAACGCACCCAGGAATTTGGTGTCATCGGTGATGTAACAGTTACTCCATATGTACAAACTACCCTAGAAATTCCTGAACCAGAACAACCAACCCCAAGCGAATCTTCCAATCCATCCACTCCTTCTGAAACTCCATCAGAAACTCCTTTCAATCCTTCTACCCCATCTACTTCCACTCCAACCACAGGGGATATGGCATTCCCAGCATTGATCGTTGCATTAGGGGCTGCTGGCGCTACTGCTCTGGTTATCGCAAAACGGAAAAAACATTAATTTTAAGTTGTACGGTAAAAGGTACAACATTTAACCTATCAAAAAACCACCAGTCTTAAAAAACTGGTGGTTTTTCTATGATTCAATAAGCTCGCTTCCATTTTCGCCAACAATCAAGATAGATTATATGGTGCTTTTATCCAAAGCATTAATCTTGATAAGGGGAAACTATAATTTTTCGGAACGAAAAGTAATCAATAAGATACAATGTCATGTTAAAACAAAAGCTTCCAATTCAGCACTTGCTATACAAATCTGTATTTAAACTATAGGCACAAACTATAAAATTAGTATGTCATCATTATTCTGATGACATACTAACGCTATTCTAAAATTTTTACTTTCAATATTCTTGAAAAAATTCTATTATAACTCTTGTAAAATAGCGTCACCCATTTCGGAACAGGTTACTAAAGTATTGCCTTCACTCATGATATCACCTGTACGATATCCCTTTTGTAGTACTTTCTTAATCGCCTGATCAACATCATCGGCTTCTTTATCCATATCAAAGGAATAACGCAGCATCATCGAAGCAGAAAGAATGGTCGCAATTGGGTTGGCTTTATTCTGTCCCGCAATATCCGGTGCGGAACCATGGCTTGGTTCATACATACCAAACTTTGTTTCGTTTAAGCTGGCGGAAGCCAACATGCCAATGGAACCAGTAACCATACTTGCTTCATCAGACAAAATATCCCCAAACATATTTTCTGTCAAAATAACGTCAAATTGTTTTGGGTCACGTACCAATTGCATTGCGCAGTTATCCACCAACATATCCTCTAATTCTACATCTGGATAGTCTTTTGCAACTTCATGTACCACTTTTCTCCATAAACGGGAAGAATCCAGTACATTGGCTTTATCCACGCTGGTCACTTTATTGCGGCGTTTCCGGGCAATGTCAAACCCTTTGATGGCAATCCTTCTAATTTCATTTTCATCATAAGTTAAGGTATCAATGGCCTTTTGCACCCCATTTTCCTCAATGGTTTTGCGTTCCCCAAAGTACAAGCCTCCAGTCAATTCACGCATAATCATCATATCAAATCCATCGCCAATAATATCTTCCCGCAATGGACAAGCCGCGTTTAATTCCTCATATAATACGGCTGGACGAAGGTTCGCGAACAAGTTCAGCCCTTTCCGAATTGCCAACAGACCTTTTTCTGGACGTAAATTGGCTGGCTGGTTATCCCATTTCGGACCACCAACAGCACCCAATAAAACCGCATCGCTTTGTTTTGCGGTTTCCAAAGCTTCGTTTGTCAAAGGCACACCAGTAGCGTCAATGGATACACCGCCCATTAACACATCAGTATAATGGAAAGTATGGCCGTATTTTTCGGCAATTTTGTTCAATACACGGAGCGCCTGATCCACAATTTCAGGACCAATGCCATCCCCTTTAATAACAGCAATCTTTTTTTCCATGGTTCAAAAACTCCTTTATCTGACAGTAACCACAGGTAAATGCCTGTGGTTACATTCATATTATTTTCCCTGTTTTTGTTTGATTGAATTTAACAGTCCATTGGCGTTGATAATCTCTTTAATAAATTCTGGGAATGGTTGCGCCTGATAAGTTTCATTTTTGGTCAAATTGGTGATAACACCTGTATCAAAATCCACTTCCACTTCATCGCCATCCTGAATTTTTTCAGCAGCCTCTGGACATTCCATAATTGGCAAGCCAATATTGATTGCGTTGCGGTAGAAAATACGCGCAAAAGTAGAAGCAATAACCACCGAAATGCCACTTTCCTTGATGACCAGTGGGGCGTGCTCACGGGAAGAACCACAGCCGAAATTGCTGTGTGCCACCATAATATCCCCTGGTTTCACTTTCTTTACAAAATCCGCGTCAATATCTTCCATACAGTGGGAAGCCAATTCTTTGCGGTCCATAATATTTAAATATCTTGCTGGGATAATAACATCGGTATCCACATTATCCCCATACTGATGTACTAAACCATGTGCTTTCATTGTTGGGTTTCCTCCTTACATAATTTCTTCCGGAGAACTGATTTTTCCGGTAATCGCACTCGCTGCTGCTACTTCTGGGCTTGCTAGATAAACTTCACTTTCAATGTGCCCCATACGCCCAACAAAGTTGCGGTTTGTTGTCGCAACAGCACGTTCACCTGCTGCCAAAATACCCATATGTCCACCAAGGCAAGGACCACAAGTTGGTGTGGATACGCTGCATCCAGCGTTAATGAAAATTTCTAAATATCCCAATTTCATTGCTTCCAGATAGATCTTTTGGGTTGCTGGAATAATAATGGCACGTACATTTTTCGCGATGTGTTTGCCCTCCATAATTTTAGCAGCTGCCGCAATATCGGACAAACGTCCATTGGTACAAGAACCAATTACAACCTGGTCAATCTTTACATCGCCAACTTCATCAATGGTTTTTGTGTTCTCTGGCAAATGTGGAAAAGCGACAGTGGATTTAATTTCAGAGAGGTTGATATCATATACTTTGGTATACTCCGCATCTGGATCAGGAGCGTATACCGTATAGGATTTGGTGGAATGTTCTTTCAGATAAGCTTCTGTAATATCATCCACTTCAAAGATACCGTTTTTCGCACCCGCTTCAATTGCCATATTTGCCATGCAAAGGCGGTCATCCATGCTCAAGCTGTGCAGACCTTCCCCACCAAATTCCATGGACTGATAGAGTGCGCCATCTACACCAATCATTCCAATAATATGTAAAATAACATCTTTCCCGCTCACCCATTTGTTGAGTTTTCCCGTTAAATTAAAACGAATTGCGGAAGGCACTTTAAACCAAGCTTCCCCGGTAGCCATTCCAGCGGCCATATCGGTGGAACCCACACCGGTGGAAAATGCGCCTAGTGCGCCATAAGTACAGGTATGAGAATCAGCACCAATAGTTAAATCCCCTGCTACTACTAATCCTTTTTCAGGGATCAGGGCGTGCTCAATTCCCATATCCCCAACATCATAATAATGTACAACCCCTTTATCTAACGCAAAATCACGGCATTGTTTTACCATAGTAGCGGAT
This is a stretch of genomic DNA from Clostridium facile. It encodes these proteins:
- the leuD gene encoding 3-isopropylmalate dehydratase small subunit, translated to MKAHGLVHQYGDNVDTDVIIPARYLNIMDRKELASHCMEDIDADFVKKVKPGDIMVAHSNFGCGSSREHAPLVIKESGISVVIASTFARIFYRNAINIGLPIMECPEAAEKIQDGDEVEVDFDTGVITNLTKNETYQAQPFPEFIKEIINANGLLNSIKQKQGK
- a CDS encoding glycosyl hydrolase → MKQKVLKKISAAGLAGLIAAVSVTAAIPSVSAAESGNPTFATEFKDPSGTAKPFIRWWVMPGAMTEQETKREIRQMAEAGFGGIELVALSTVASFGSEGWNQCMQWALEEALDCGIQLDFTIGQGWPIKTPAITDKNDIRTEQGLFYKNVDFIATTGNMAYTADQIPFPDEQFETERPYELVAVTAAKQVDGIYDPNSAIDITSSITGMSDNTDVSNASLNWTAPEEGNWTIFYLYRQAISTASSWGSSDPVIDHFSKDATQAVLDYWENTVMAGDLKGLYEQNGGNIFCDSLELGQATKDQSAFWTANLLEEFKMRRGYDLTPYLPAIFMEGFYPYYSHTKGADAASDFNFGTQGTQIREDFYQTLTELFTENHVAVIRDWANTHNMKLRYQVYGNCMEVTEASLATDIVETESWGHFDNKDMYRTQSGVVHMTGSNIYSTESSAVKNLGWAQTWTGSHRSDKELDENGYYWPTDGTNYVYPGGDDNLAGADVINEDAGLLYHYNRELATGVNRIVMHGFSYKSSLMQQWPGDSFMSMAGFPNEWDDKTPMWNHIDQMTDYLARTQYVMQKGQADIDLAIYRKANYERSEGFDWALNELEKAGYTYDFAAPALLDLDNAVTSTVNGKTVLAADGPSYKALILDQRYLVTEGQEKDGLTASSMPVATAEKILNYAKAGLPIVIVGEAPSKVGSFCGSDEAMNAENAKLAEIMAEIEALSTTKIVATKDNVPAALSELGVSSDVQKDNDSALLNFHRTDADADYYYLYNSDLNEEISQTISLQGEGTPYFLDPWSGEITQIAEYTQEDGKTTISVDLKANENMLIALAKDTWTGASANGNHITKTNADSVGYQDGTLVARTSKQGNYTFDFSNGTSSTVEINAAQQPITLNHWTMNLESWSAGDTALETKKENLGPYELDELVPWNEIEGLEDVAGVATYNTSFELENGWEQGQGAMISFTRVSDTMKLKVNGTEVPVNQLSNTIDIGKYLVKGTNNITVEVTSNLANIKTERTQEFGIIGDVTVTPYVQTTLEVPEPEQPTPSEPSNPSTPSETPSETPSNPSTPSTSTPTTGDMAFPALIVALGAAGATALVIAKRKKH
- a CDS encoding AraC family transcriptional regulator — encoded protein: MNLDMYIQKEIQRTQQYNSKNSLKTWIHNQVSQSGFYVVPIEGMLKEGETISVLIHSQDEVPPKQLPYFHNHTYFELIYVYHGTCINRFQDHEIELHQGDILLLNPNVLHAPYIMEPTDCVFNVMLSKKLFETSMMSLLSDNKFLSEFFFNYLYQMNQTRDYIYFPTHHNPSIDETVTGIIYEYINKQPFYIKIMESGLSMLFGLLTRQYAFDHHIEEHIRSKTAVLPDMIAYINEHCKDITLNELEQQFSYSSSYISKLLKKHTGQSFSDLVCKFRLDHACELLQNTNLSMSELSELVGFSDSHYFNKVFKKRFGIAPSQYRKGMQGQNEN
- the leuB gene encoding 3-isopropylmalate dehydrogenase is translated as MEKKIAVIKGDGIGPEIVDQALRVLNKIAEKYGHTFHYTDVLMGGVSIDATGVPLTNEALETAKQSDAVLLGAVGGPKWDNQPANLRPEKGLLAIRKGLNLFANLRPAVLYEELNAACPLREDIIGDGFDMMIMRELTGGLYFGERKTIEENGVQKAIDTLTYDENEIRRIAIKGFDIARKRRNKVTSVDKANVLDSSRLWRKVVHEVAKDYPDVELEDMLVDNCAMQLVRDPKQFDVILTENMFGDILSDEASMVTGSIGMLASASLNETKFGMYEPSHGSAPDIAGQNKANPIATILSASMMLRYSFDMDKEADDVDQAIKKVLQKGYRTGDIMSEGNTLVTCSEMGDAILQEL
- a CDS encoding glycosyl hydrolase, coding for MKKKFVKRVSCITLAAALSFSMLGNTIPATAESETQTTSFAEQFQNPGGSSKPYARWWICPGIMTEEETRREIRTMAEGGFGGLELVGMDLTTVPFGSDEWNQTMKWALDEAIKCGITLDFTLSQMWPLSVPAITDVNDTRLEQGLFYKDVAFTATDNQMVYQENSLPIPDGNFDTEMESELVAVTAAQKQSDGSYDSTTAIDLMKDQNATIDQTAGTITWTAPKEGDWTIFYIYRQSTGVMAKAGGTYVIDHTSKEATQALIDCWEEGFRKDPELQALYEKNGGSVYADSLELGNQKKPEAAMWTKDLLEEFQTRRGYDLTPYLPAIFMDNFYPYYAHKNTIDSNSHFDFNEVGYQVRMDFFKTLTELYNENHLSTLAEWAHSHNMTLRYQGSYNSPFEITDSVLNVDISETESWNMHDTRDGYRLQSGAVHMKGDQIYSTESSALSGLAWRQTWTGSYTQGIDGYPNNNDSADGTSLDVGLLTYLNREFATGVNRVVMHGFSYKSDQTNSWPGDSGMSDKAGFPNEWDDKTPLWQHVNAMTDYLSRIQFVLQQGQGNIDLALYRYNYYDTSSLLDADLNALESNGYSYDYVSPTVLNMDNAVVSIQNGQPVLAADGPSYKALVIDQRLNADTGEQKTCDMPLETAKKILDYAEAGLPVIILGDVPTSVGSYGGSVEKMNQQNAQLAQVMQELCSLDSVILLSNSNRENLVATLKQISITPDATPNQPSTNLFYHRSDENVEYYYAYNNSLKESCTQSVTFEGEGIPYQLDPWSGEISPIAQYEQKDGKTILEVSLQPNDNMLIAIAKEGWNDTTPQNHIVSSDVPVVYDENGNLVARTTEQNSYSFTNQNGDITSIQVEAAEEPLQLNQWTMQIESWTPGETPLETNKEILGPYQLDQLVPWNEIEGLEDVAGVATYNTSFELENGWEQGQGAMISFTRVSDTMKLKVNGTEVPVNQLSNTVDIGKYLVKGTNNITVEVTSNLANIKTERTQEFGVIGDVTVTPYVQTTLEIPEPEQPTPSESSNPSTPSETPSETPFNPSTPSTSTPTTGDMAFPALIVALGAAGATALVIAKRKKH
- a CDS encoding AraC family transcriptional regulator, with the translated sequence MDLNQYLQAEYKRAAHILFDPKVKEKRQLQLDQQGFYTIPFDGISKGLDRDIVILLHGKTCKRMHKPKQILWHNHDYFEMVYVYRGGCFNQFQDAVIQLHQGDILLLNPTIIHHLYTTEENDCVFNIMLSKSLFEGSMWQLLSDNKLMSNFFVNYFYQMNKTKDYMYFDSFQNHQIQDTITSMIGEYLSKKPGYHKVVQSYLVILFAYLSRQYIETNHIDQNNLGQNSLLPDIIAYIAQNYKSVTLTEVQDHFNYSSGHISRLMKQHTGKTFSEIVHNFKLDHAKELLQTTNLDMTEIAEQIGFNDSNYLNKVFKKRFGVAPSQYRKGMQNES